Below is a genomic region from Osmia bicornis bicornis chromosome 3, iOsmBic2.1, whole genome shotgun sequence.
GGACAGGAATTCCAGTATTCATCTATtggtaaatttttaattttttaacaattttcctCCTTTCACTCAGAATTATCATAAATCTAACTTGCCAAATTTTCAGATCACCTGCGCGAGAGAAGGCAAGCAGGAAATTATCGAACATTGAATCAAGCTCCACCTCAAATACAACAGCTTTTGGAAGCCCAAAATTCACGTCGTCCCCTCGTGCCCGTTCCAACACAACCGATCCCAAAACTGGGACCTTCTCAACCTATCCAACCTCAACAACTTTCTCAGGCGCAGGTCTCGCAGTACAAGCCTCAAGTCACATTCTCATCGAATATCCAGCAACCGGATTACACGGCAATTCAGTCGGGAAGCGGTGGTCAGTATCAAAGACCGATTCCTCAGCAACCGCTGTATCGTCCTCTCCCTCAACAAAACTATAACTCGCAACCGCAACCGCAATACTCTTCGAAACTGCCGCCTCATCTTCAGCAATTATTGCAATATCAAAGCAACTTGGCGAACGCCATCCCTCGAAGAGcataatttcaatttgaagaaagaaaaagagtgCAAACTGTCTGGTGAgatgataattttaatctaatttatgttttaattttgatacTTGTTGAGATGTAAGATTTCTGAAAAGGAAGATTAATGATTTAAGAT
It encodes:
- the LOC114874304 gene encoding alpha/beta-gliadin A-IV-like; protein product: MKFLILLLAIVPIYATNDASEVLLGQEFQYSSIDHLRERRQAGNYRTLNQAPPQIQQLLEAQNSRRPLVPVPTQPIPKLGPSQPIQPQQLSQAQVSQYKPQVTFSSNIQQPDYTAIQSGSGGQYQRPIPQQPLYRPLPQQNYNSQPQPQYSSKLPPHLQQLLQYQSNLANAIPRRA